Proteins encoded together in one Procambarus clarkii isolate CNS0578487 chromosome 11, FALCON_Pclarkii_2.0, whole genome shotgun sequence window:
- the LOC138363595 gene encoding DDRGK domain-containing protein 1-like → MEDDRVKKFIESRDGQELEECTKVQLQLVADHFGCRLRSSRVAECRIEIMAQLKAREEASKEGLPQVPASVGGNWSDEGSSRGSSGSSRRSTKLEILKMQLEAQLKREEREAQLEREEREREAQLKREEREREAQLKQEEREAQLEREERKREAQLK, encoded by the coding sequence ATGGAGGATGACAGAGTAAAGAAGTTTATTGAGTCGAGGGACGGGCAGGagttggaagagtgcaccaaggttcAGCTGCAGCTAGTGGCGGACCATTTTGGGTGTAGATTGAGGTCCTCCAGGGTGGCGGAGTGTCGGATTGAGATCATGGCTCAGCTCAAAGCCCGAGAGGAGGCTTCCAAGGAAGGACTGCCCCAGGtacctgccagtgttggtgggaactGGAGCGACGAAGGTAGCAGTAGGGGATCCAGCGGTAGTAGCAGGAGAAGCACGAAGCTAGAGATATTGAAAATGCAGCTTGAAgctcagctgaagcgtgaggagcgcgaAGCTCAGCtggagcgagaggagcgtgagcgcgaagcccagctgaagcgagaggagcgtgagcgcgaAGCCCAGCTGAAGCAAGAGGAGCGTGAAGCCCAACTGGAGCGAGAGGAGCGTAAGCGCGAAGCCCAGCTGAAGTGA